TTACAATTATTATCCTCTGATTCATTGTGACTAATTATTCTCGAATGATCGTAGACTCTTTCATCAGATAAAACATATTGATCCTCATCGCCATCTTCTCTCGTTTCGTCATTTATTTTATGACTTCCGGAGTCATAAATGGTATCAACGGAATTGTTATAAATGTTATTCTCTGATTCCTCGTGACGATTACTTCCCGAATGATCGTATACTCCTTCAGCAGTGAAACCATATCGATCCTCATCGCCAATGTTGTTCTCTGATTCCTCGTGACGATTACTTCCCGAATGATCGTAGACTCCTTCCGCAGTGAAACCATATCGATCCTCATCGCCAATGTTGTTCTCTGAATCCCCAACAGGCTTTGCAAACTCATAAACTGAAGGAGTGTTAGACAAATTTCGATTGAAACCTGTGACGGATGGATCTAATGCCATATAACTGTCTGTTGTTCTAGTTTCGTCGTGTTTAGTCTCATTAAATCTTTGTTCAGCTGTCTGATCCACCGTCGAATAGTAATCGTTATTTAGAGCTTGATTGTGTGATAGTGTTGTGTTCCGACGCACTG
This genomic window from Mytilus galloprovincialis chromosome 9, xbMytGall1.hap1.1, whole genome shotgun sequence contains:
- the LOC143044536 gene encoding uncharacterized protein LOC143044536 isoform X2; translated protein: MAAGMSTVIATTNDSSEAAENTTVESVTTSRDVPRAISDTSVTNNTSGTNILATGLVVGLVICGLLLACAIIVIVVLIRRRTFKSRPREKIRNTLGGSQDIAVPLITANHSRLMQDDGKNSHTAFAVRRNTTLSHNQALNNDYYSTVDQTAEQRFNETKHDETRTTDSYMALDPSVTGFNRNLSNTPSVYEFAKPVGDSENNIGDEDRYGFTAEGVYDHSGSNRHEESENNIGDEDRYGFTAEGVYDHSGSNRHEESENNIYNNSVDTIYDSGSHKINDETREDGDEDQYVLSDERVYDHSRIISHNESEDNNCNNAVDTIYDSGSHTINDETREDTYDHFFGQKTEDQYDISTRT